In Nocardia higoensis, the following proteins share a genomic window:
- a CDS encoding acyl-CoA thioesterase, which yields MLLPRRFHAKVDIRWSDMDVFQHVNHARMVTLLEEARIPWLFEDGRPTAPLRAGCVLVDLHVRYRGQLRHEDTPLDIAMWIKQLRAVDFTVGYEVRAAGAAPGSPAAVVAATQIAAFDIETQRLRRITPAEHDYLAEWMDE from the coding sequence CTGCTGCTGCCCAGGCGTTTCCACGCGAAGGTGGACATCCGCTGGTCCGATATGGACGTGTTCCAGCACGTCAACCACGCGCGCATGGTGACCCTGCTGGAAGAGGCGCGTATTCCGTGGCTGTTCGAGGACGGCAGGCCGACCGCGCCGCTGCGGGCGGGCTGTGTGCTCGTCGACCTCCACGTGCGTTATCGCGGTCAGCTACGCCACGAGGACACCCCGCTCGACATCGCCATGTGGATCAAGCAGCTGCGTGCGGTGGACTTCACCGTCGGTTACGAGGTGCGCGCCGCGGGCGCCGCACCCGGCTCGCCCGCCGCGGTGGTCGCCGCCACCCAGATCGCCGCCTTCGACATCGAGACCCAGCGTCTGCGCCGGATCACCCCGGCCGAACACGATTACCTGGCGGAGTGGATGGACGAGTGA